DNA from Streptomyces rishiriensis:
CCAGCCGGTGCGACAGCGGGCGCACCGCGAACCGGTCGAGCAGGGCGCCCACGATCAGCGCCGGAATCCCGGCGACCAGCAGCGCCCCGCGCAGCGTGCGGCGCAGCGCGCCCGGCGGCTCGGGCAGCCAGGGCGCGTCGTCGCGCGGCGCCGCGTGGTCCAGCGCCAGCCATACGGCGGCCAGCAGGTCGACCGGGTCGTGCGGCTCGGCGTGCTGCTCGGCCACCACCGTGAAGCCCAGCCGGGTGAGCCGTTCCCGCAGGTTGGCCACCGGCACGAAGTGCAGATGCTGCGGCTGGAGCCAGGGCAGCCACCAGCGGCCCAGCAGCCGCGCGTACCGGCTCTCGGGGTCCGGCACCTCGATGAGGAGATGCCCGCCGGGGCGTACCGTCTCGTGCGCGGCGCGCAGTTCGCGGTCGGGATCGGTGCTGTGCTCCAGGTAGTGGAACATGCTCACGACGTCGTAACGGGCGGCCAGGTCGGGCGCCAGCTCGGGGAACGCGCCCCGATAGCCGTGCTCCACCCGGCCCTCCCGCTGGGCGAGTTCGACGCCGTCGGTGAAGTCCAGGCCGTCGAACGCCGTCCCGGGCAGCACCTCCCGGGCGACCGCGCAGAAGTGACCGTGTCCGGTGCCGACGTCCAGCCACGTCTTCGGCGCGGGGTCGTGCGCCAGCATCGACCGCGCCCGCCCCCGGTACATCTTCGTCCGCCCCCCGAAGGTGTCCCCGAGTTTCTTCTCGCCCAGCCCGTCGTAGAAGTCCCGGTAGTAGAACTCCAGGCCCTCGGCGCTCAGCCGCGGGTTCTGGAAGGTGTGCCCGCAGCCCTCGCAGCGGTCCAGGACGAATCGGCCCGGCTTGTGCTGGAGCAGGTCGGTGGTGCGCAGCCGGGTGGTCAGCGCCGCCGAGCCGCACCACGGGCAGGTGGTGCGGCGGGGTTCGAAGAAGCGGTCCGGACCGGCGGCGATGTCGGCCCGGTAGGCGGGACGCGCCCGGGCGATCCGCTCGGCGGGCTCGGTCTCTTCGCTCATTGGAACTCCCCTGCCAGGTCTTCGAGATGGGCCGCGGCGGCGGACGGACCGCCCGCGGCGCGGAACGCCGTACGGATCCGGCCGGCGGCGGCGCGGTGTCCGGGTTCGTCCAGGACGGCGTCGAGCGCCGCGCCCAGCTGCCGCGCGGTGACCCGGCCGAACCGCACCCGCACCCCGGCCCCTGCTTCGGTGACCTGCCCCGCCACCACCGGCTGGTCGTCGCGGATCGGGGCCACGACCAGGGGAACGCCGTGCCACAGGGCCTCGCACACGGTGTTGTGCCCGGCGTGGCAGACCACCGCGCCCGAGGCCGCCTCCAGCCTTTCCAGCAGGGCGAGTTGCGGCGCCGACGGCACGATCAGCACGTTCTTGTCGTCGCCGCCCGGCTCCGACGTGCCGCCCGGATCGACGATCACGCCCTGGACCCGGTCGGCCCGCTCCCGCAGCACCTCCCGGCAGACGTCGAGGAACCGTCCGCCGACATCGGTGTTCGCGGTGCCGAGCGTGACCAGCACGGTGGCGCGGCCGCCGTCGAGCCACTCCCAGGGGAAACCGGCGGCCGGGGGCCGGGCCGTGATCGACGGGCCCACCCAGCGGACGCCCGGGTGCGCGTCGCCCGCCAGCTCCGGTGTGCTGAACGCCAGGACGAGATGCGGCGAGAAACGGGGGTCGGCGTCGCCCGCCGGATCGCCGATCGCGGACCGCAGTGCGGCCAGCCGCCCGTCCAGCCACTCCCTGACCTTGGGCAGCCCGGCGAGCGGGTCAGTGAACTCGGCCGAGGTGGTCGCCGAGGTCGCCCACGGCAGGCCCAGCCGCTCCGCGACCAGCGCGCCGGCGAAGGCCTGCTGGTCGGTGACGACGACGTCCGGCCGGAACGCCTCGACGGCCGCCCGCACACCCGGCGCCATGGCCTCGGCGAGCGGCAGCAGGTACCACTCCCACAGGAACCGCAGCGCCTCGGGACCGCGCAGATCGGCGGGCCGCTCGCCCCGCGGCGCCCCGTCACAGGCGAACACCGCCCCGGTCCCGGGGCCCGCCAGCCGGCCGACCAGCTCCGGATCGGCGCAGGCCCACGCCACCTGGTGGCCCCGCGCGGTGAGTTCGGCGGCGACACCGACGGCCGGGTTGAGGTGCCCCACCAACGGCGGCGCGACGAACAGGAACCGGCTCACCCGGCCGCCTCCGCCGCCACCCGCCCGGCCTCGTCGACGAGGGACAGGATGTGCCCGCCGACCGTGCCCGAGGCCTCCACGAGGACCGAGTGCTCGTGCCCCGCGATCACCACGGTCCGGCAGTCCGGCAGCACCGCCCGCAGCCACGGCGCGAGTCCGGCCAGATCGGAGTCGGCGCCGTACAGGCCGAGCACCGGACAGCGCACCGCCGCGATCTGTTCGTCCGTCAGCACCCGGCTGGCCGGGATGTCCCGCCCGAGAGAGGTCTCCCGCGCGAGCCGGGCCGCGCCCCTGGCCAGGCGGGCGGTGTTGTGGCCGCGGTGCGCGGTGATCCAGGCGATCGCGTCGGACTCGTTGTGGGCGAGCTGGTTCACGACCCGGTCCAGGATCCCGCCGAGCTTCACCGCCCAGGCGGCGGTGGCCGGTTCGGATTCGACGAGACTCACGCTCGCCGCCCGCTCGGGGTGCCGGGCCGCATAGCCGAACGCGACGGTGCCGCCGTAGGAGTTGCCGACCAGATGCACCGGGCCGGTCACCGCCAGCCGGTCCAGCAGCGCCTCGAGGTCGTCGATGTTGTCGTCCAGCGTGTAGCCCCCGGCGGGGCGCCCGCTGCGGCCGTGGCCCCGCAGGTCGTACATGACGACGTCGAGGCCCGCGGCCGCGAACGCCGGGGCGACGGTGAAGTAGTAGCTGGCCAGGCTGTCGGTGAGCAGACCGTGCACCAGCACCACGGTGGCGGTGGCCGGCCGGTCCTGCCGGGGGCCGATCCGCTGTACGTGCAACCGGACGGAGCCGGTGTCGACCATCGCCATGGCTCAGCTCCCCTCCGTGGCCTTCAGACTCGTCACCACGTACTCGACGAGCCGTCCGACGGTCAGGTCGATGATCTCGTCGAACTCCATGCCCGCCAGGAACTCGGCGAAGTTGACCCTGTCGCCGTACCGCTCCTGGAGCAGGCCGGCCAGGGTGACCAGGTCGATGCTCTCCAGCTCCAGGTCGCGGTTGAAGGTGGTCTGCATGTCGATCCCGATGTCGTCGAGGCCGTACTCGTCCTGCAGGAGCCGGGTGAGCATGCCGGTGAGGTCGGCCAGGACGGACCTCTCCTCTGCGGTGGCGGGGGTGCGGGGGGTGGGGGGTGTCATCGGGCGTCGTACTCCTCTGCGGTCGGGTGTCCCGTCGTCCAGGCCACCACGTACGAACGGTCGGGCAGCCTGGGCGGGTTGGCGGCCGGTGCGCAGTGCACGGTGTAGGCGCGTTCCAGGCGGCCCGCGACGGTCAGCCGGTCGCCGGCCGGGGCCGCGTCGAGCACCGTGAAGTCCCGTGGCCGGCCGCCGAATCCGGTGCCCTCGGCCTTGGCGACGGCCTCCTTCGCCGCCCAGAAGCGGGTGAACCAGAGGGCCTCGGAGCCGCCGGGTCCGGCCGACAGGCGGCGCAGCAGCCGCAGTTCGCCTTCGCCGAGGGCGGCGGCGAGCGTCTCCGCAGTACGGTCGGTGACCTCCTCGATGTCGATCCCCGGCCCGGGGCCCGGCGTGTGCGGCCGGACGATCGCGACGCCCGCCTCCGCGCTGTGCGCCAGCGAGACGTCCAGCGGGGGCAGGACCCGCCCGTGCACACCGGTGACGTACGGTCGGCCGGCCTCGTCGTTGCGTACCCGCAGCTCGGCCGGGAAGACCGGGCCCTCGCCCTGGTCCCAGAGCCACTGCCGTACCGCGTCCTTCACCGCGATGCGGCCCAGCAGCCACTGCCGGCGGCCGCGCGGCGCGTGCTCCGCGTACTGCGAACGCTCGGCGCCGCCCAGCGAGTTGCGCATGATCAACTCGCGGGAGGCCAGGTCCGGCCAGCGCTCGTGCAGCAGCTGCCAGCCACCCGGGCGGGTCTCGGACAGGGTGTGGCGCTCCGGGAAGCGCTCGACGGGCCGGGTCTTCGGATCGTTGTCGAACCGGCGGTCCTGCCAGCCGTACAGCTCCGCCCACACCGTGCCCCCGGCCGTCAGCTGGATGTCGGCCTCCAGAAAGACGTCGGTGAGCGAGGTGATCCGCACCAGGCACCCCACCTCGGTCCCCGGCGCCGGATGCGGCCCGTGGAAGCGCATCTCCCGCATCCCGACGGGGAACACGACGGTCCGCTCGGTACGGGTCGCCATGATCCAGTAGCCGAGGATCTGGCCGACGTTGTCCAGCAGCGCGCCGGGTGCGGACGGGGTGGTGATCACCCCGCGGATGTGGCGGTCGCCGATCGCGGTGAGTTCGGTGACGCCCTGGAACGCCGGGCCGTGGAACATCCAGCGCTCGTCGTAGAGCTGGGCGGCGGTGTGGTCCGGGGCGCGCTCGGCGCCGGGGTCGGCGGGCCAGGGTGCGGGGGGCGGTGGGTGGGCGGCGGCCAGTTCGACGGTGGCGCGGGCCCGGGGGCCGAAGGAGACGGCCAGCCGGTCGGGGCCTTCGGGTGTCACGGTCACCGGCACGTCGACGGCCGGGGTGGCGGTGAGCCACTCCTCGAACCGCGCGCCGTGCACGGCGACCGGCACCGTGCCGGGAGCCCGCTCCCGGGCCGCGTCCGCCGCCGCGTCCACGATGTGCCGCACGATCGTCGTGGCCGGGACGACCGGCCACCGGTCGGCGACATCGGGCCAGCCGGGCCGCTGCGGGAAGAAGCAGTGGTCCAGCAGGTAGGGCATGGCGTCGGGGGAGACATGGACGCTGGTGTGCCACGGGCCGGTCCGCCGGCCGGCCGCGGGAGCGCCGGCCCTCGCGGTCATGAGGGCGGCCGCCGTGTCCGCCGTCTCGTGGAGCAGGGCGGACAGTTCGGCGGCCATCGGCGAGCCCGCGGCCAGGGCGTCCAGCGGCGAAGGACCGACGGGCCCCGCGCCACGCACCGGGGCGCGCAGCTCGGCCCGCAGGGCGGTCAGCCGCGGCGGCGCGAGGGACACCAGGGCGCTGCCCAGGTCCAGCCGCACGGGCGGCCGTGGTGCCCGCGCGGCCGTGCCGGTCGCCGGAGAGGAGACGGGGGAGGCGACGGGTGAGGGCGCGAGGGACGGCGCCACCGCCGCACCCGCCGTCCACAGGGCGGTGGCCACCCGGCGGAGCTGGGCGAGGCCCGTGCGGTGGGGGGAGTTGGCGGCGACGACCAGATGGTCCCGGCCGGCCAGCGTGTCCCCGGTCAGGGAGCCGAGCCGACCCGGGCCGACCTGGACGTACACCCGGTGTCCCGCCGCGTACAGCGCCTCGGTCAGCTGCCGGAAACGGACGGGTTCCAGCAGATGGCGGACGAACAGGTCCCGTATCCCCGCCTCGTCGCCGGGGAAGGGGGCGGCGGTCGTCCCGGACCAGACGGGGGTGTGCGGCGGGTACAGCCGGAACCGGTCGGCGGCCTCCTTGATCGGGCCGAGATGCGGTTGCAGCATCGGCGTGTGGAAACCCGACCGGAACGGCAGCACCTGGCTGAGCACGCCCTGGGCACGGAAGGCCCGTACGAAGTGCTCCACCGCCGCCTCGGGGCCGCACACCATCGACTGACCCGGCGCGTTGTCGTGGGAGAGCACCAGGCCCGCCGTGGCCCGGCCGCCGTCCCGCAGGGCGGCCAGGACCCGTTCGGCGGACGTGCCGATCGCGCCGAAGGCGAGTCCCGCGACCGTCACCGAGTCGGGATCGAAGTCCGCCATGAACGCGTCGACCTCGTCCCCGGAGTACAGTCCGGCCGTCGCCATCGCCGTCCACTCGCCGACGCTGTGCCCGGCGACCGCGTCCGGCACGATCCCGCAGCGGCGCAGCGCGGCGTCGAGCAGCCGGCCGACGGCGACGACACCGAAACCGTGCCGGCCGACGTCACCGGCGCGCTCCCCGGTGACCGGCGGGGCGGGCAGACCGAAGTGGGCGGCCACGTCGTCGACCTGCGGAGTGAAGTCGCCCTCCAGACCGGGGAACAGGAACGCCGGTCCGCTCCGGCCGGTGCCCAGCAGGGGGCTCGGCCGGAACCAGACGTCACTGCGGCCGTGCCAGGCGCGCTGCTTGCCGACCGTGCGGCGGGCCAGGGCGAGCCGCTTCGCGGTCGGGTCGACGATGCCGAGGCGGGCCGGTCCGGCGTCCGGGTGCGGATGCGTGGGGGCGAGCCCGGCGGCCCGTACGGTGCTGTCGTCGGCGTCCAGGAGGGCGGCGAGACCCGCGGGGGAGCCGGCGGCGAGCAGCAGGATCCGCTCGGGTTCGGTGACCGTCAGGACCGGCCGGGGCGGCGCGGCCGCACGGGATCCGCGTGCCCCCGGGGCCTCTTCCAGCACCACGTGCGCGTTGATCCCACCGAACCCGAACGCGTTCACGGCGGCCCGGCGCACGGGCTGCCGACCGGTGCTCTCCCAGTCGGCGGCCTTCTCCAGGGTGCGGAACCTGGTGCGGGCCAGGGCGGGGTGCGGGTCGTCGCAGTGCAGCGTCGGAAGCAGCATGCCGTGGTGGACGGCGAGCGCGGCCTTGACGAGGCCGGCCACCCCGGCGGCGGGCATGGTGTGCCCGATCATCGACTTGACGGACCCCAGTACGGCCTCACCGTCACCGGAGCCGAACACCTCGGCGAGCGTGGCCAGTTCGGCCTCGTCGCCGGCCGGGGTCGCGGTGCCGTGCGCCTCCAGCAGACCGATCGACCCGGGCTCGGCCGGGTCGAGCCCGGCGGCCCGCCACGCCTGCCGGACGGCCTGTGCCTGCCCGCCCGGATCGGGGTTGACCAGCCCCGCGGCCCGGCCGTCGCTGGCCACCCCGGTGCCCCGGATCACCGCGTAGATCCGGTCGCCGTCGCGCTCGGCGTCGGCCAGCCGCTTGAGGACGACGACGCCCGTGCCCTCGCCGATCAGGATGCCGTCGGCGTCCCGGTGGAAGGGGCGGCTGCGCTGGCTGGGGGAGAGGGCGCGCAGCTGGGAGAAGACACTCCACAACGTGATGTCGTGGCAGTGGTGGACGCCTCCCGCGAGCATCAGGTCGCAGCGCCCGGAGGCGAGTTCGCCCACCGCCTGGTCCACGGCGACGAGCGAGGACGCACAGGCCGCGTCCACGGTGTACGCGGGGCCGCGCAGGTCCAGCCGGTTGGCGATCCGGGAGGCGGCGAGATTGGGCACCAGGCCGATCGCCGACTCCGGACTGTCCGGACCGAGCCGCTCGGTGAACGCCGCCCGCACCCGGCCGAGTTGGTCGGACGTCAGGTCGGGCAGCAACTCTCCGAGTGTGCGGACCAGTTGGCCAGCCGTCCGGACCCGTTGGTCGAGCCGGACCAGGCCGGGACCGAGGTAGCCGCCCCGGCCGAGGACGACGCCGACGCGCCCCGGGTCGGGGAGCCGGTCCGGGCCGCCCGCGTCGTCGAGGGCGGCCGACGCCACATGCAGCGCGATCAGCTGGTCCGGCTCGGTTCCGGCCACCGAGTGGGGCATGATCCCGAACCGGGTGACCTCCACCTGTGCCAGCCCGTCCACGAACCCGCCCCGCCGCGCGTACACCCGGTCCGCGACAGCCGGTTCCGACGCGCTGCCGGGCCGGTAGTACTCGGCGTCCCAGCGTCCTGCGGGCACCTCGCCGATCGCGTCCACGCCGTCCCGCAGGTTCCGCCAGTACGCCTCCAGGTCGCCGGCGCCCGGCAGCAGGACGGCCATGCCCACGATGGCGACGGGCAGGTGACGTGCCGTCACGGCCGCCGTCACCAGCCCGAGGCGGTGTGGACGACGGCCGTGGCGGTCTCATCGCCCCAGGCCAGCTCCCGCAGCAGCGCCGCGGTCCCTTCCTCCGGATCGATCAGCCGGATGCCGCGCCGGGCGTACTCCCGCGCCAGCTCCGCCCCCACCATGCCGGCGTGCCCGGCCGCGGGCGCCCACGGACCCCAGTGCACGGTCACCGCGCGGTGCCCGGTGCGGGCGGCGAAGGCCGCGCCGAGGGTCTCCAGCGCGTCGTTGGCGGCCGCGTAGTCCACCTGCCCGCGGTTGCCGAGCACGGCCGAGATCGAGCCGAACAGCACGGTGAACGCCGGTGCGCCGGGCAGCTCCTCCAGCGCGGTGAGCAGGGCGGCCGCGCCGGTCGCCTTGGTGCCGTAGACACGCTGGAAGGAGTCGGCGGACTTCTCCGCGACGAGCCGGTCCTCGATCACTCCGGCCGCGTGCACCACGCCGTCCAGCCTGCCGTGCTCGGCGTGGATCTCCTTCACCGCCTGGAGCACCGCGCCGGGTTCCCGGAAGTCGACGGAGCGGTAGCGGGCCCGGCTGCCGAGCGCCGTGAGTTCGGTGAGCGTGGCGGTGATCTCCCGCTGCGCCAGCAGGAGTTCGGCGGCGCGGTTGATCTCCGCCGGCTTGGCGCCGCCGCGCGCGGCGAGCGCGGCGCGCAGCTCCGCCGGGGTGCGGGCGGCCGCGGTGTCCGCGTCCTCGGGACCGTCCGGCGCGGGGGTCCGGCCGAGCAGCTCCAGACGGCAGCGGGCGGCACGGGCGAGCGTGACGGCGAACTGCGCGGTGATGCCCCGCGCCCCGCCCGCGAGCAGGACCACCGAGTCCCGGTCCAGTCCGAGCGCCGCCGCCTCGGCGGCCCCGTCTCCGGCCGGTCCGGCGCCCGTGCTGCCCAGCGTGCCGAGCGGTGCCTCCACCAGTTCGAAACCGTGCCGGCCGGCCGCCGTCCGCCACACCACCGGGGTGCGGTCCGGCGCGACGGCCTCCGCGACCACGGCGTCCGCGACGGCGGACGGCGTGGCGTCCCAGAGGTCGACGACCCGGGCGACCAGCTCCGGATACTCGCGCGCCACGGTCCGGAACAGGCCGCGCAGTCCGGCGGTCCGGGGGTCGGGCGTCCCGCCGTCGGCGGTCCGCACGGCCAGCAACCAGCGCGGGCCGCGGGCCAGGGCCGCCTTCAGCACGGGGAACGCGTCCGGCAGGACGGGACTGTCGTCGGGGCCGTCGTCGGGGCCGTCGAGGGCACCCAGGTAGAGCACGCCGTCCACCGGCCCGTCCGCCTCGGTCAGGACGTGATCCCGGGCGCGTACGGCGACGTCGGCGCCGTGGGACACCAGTCGGGCCGCGGCCTCGGGGGCCCGGCCGAGAAGGATCCAGCGGGTGCCGGAGAGCGCGGGGGAGGGGACGGCGGGGGCGCCGGAGCCGGCGTCGAGCAGGACCGGCCGCAGCACGTGCCGCCTGGGCGGCTCGCCGGTCACCTCCCGCGGGGCCCGCACGGACGTCCCGGACCGCGTGTCCGCGGCCGTCACCGTCACCGCCGCCGCTGCGGGCTCGGCGGCGGGCGCGGGCGCGGCCGGTCCGTCCAGCCTGGCGGTCAGCCAGTCGGTGACCGCGGCGGCCGTCCGCGCCTTCGCCAGCTCCTCCAGCTGGTCGTCGTCCATCGACGCGAGGTCCGCGCCGGCCCCGCCGCCCAGGCGCTTGGCCAGTTCGCCCGCGATCTCGGCCCGCTTGATGGAGTCGATGCTGAGGTCGGCCTCGAGGTCGAGGTCGGGCTCGATCATGTCCACGGGGTAGCCGGTGCGTTCGCTGATGATCTCCAGGACGACCTGCCGGACGTCGAGGGGCCCGGTGGCCGGGGTCGGTTCGGGAGCCTCGGTCGGCTCCGCCGTGACGGCAACCGACACCGCGGGCGCCGCGGGGAGCCGGGGCGCCGCCTGGATCACCTCCGGCGCCGCCGCCACGGGCGGTGCGGGCTGCGCGCCCGGGGCGGCTCCGAAGTAGGTGAGCAGTACGTCCCGTTGGGCGGCGATCATCTCCCGGCTGGTGCGCAGGAACTCGGAGACGAGCGCGTCCCGGTCGGACGGGACGCCGTGCGGGGGGTTGGTCGGCACAGTCGCCACCGTCCTCTCGAGGGGTTCCACGACTCGTCGGGCCGGTGCGAGCGCACCGGGAAGGAGCGCGCCGGCGGCGGTGCGGACCAGCTGTCCGTCGACCGTCCAGCCGGGCCGTTTCGGCACGGGGGTCCGTACCGCGTCGACGGCGTCCCGGCCGCGCAGCAGCCACCCGGCGCGTACCGGCAGGCCCGCGACGGCGAGCCGGGCCAGGGCGTCCAGCCAGCCGCCCAGACCGCCGCCGGGGCGGGGTTCGCAGGCCACCGTGCGGTGCGGGCGGTCACC
Protein-coding regions in this window:
- a CDS encoding class I SAM-dependent methyltransferase, with the protein product MSEETEPAERIARARPAYRADIAAGPDRFFEPRRTTCPWCGSAALTTRLRTTDLLQHKPGRFVLDRCEGCGHTFQNPRLSAEGLEFYYRDFYDGLGEKKLGDTFGGRTKMYRGRARSMLAHDPAPKTWLDVGTGHGHFCAVAREVLPGTAFDGLDFTDGVELAQREGRVEHGYRGAFPELAPDLAARYDVVSMFHYLEHSTDPDRELRAAHETVRPGGHLLIEVPDPESRYARLLGRWWLPWLQPQHLHFVPVANLRERLTRLGFTVVAEQHAEPHDPVDLLAAVWLALDHAAPRDDAPWLPEPPGALRRTLRGALLVAGIPALIVGALLDRFAVRPLSHRLGVSNAYRIVARRE
- a CDS encoding glycosyltransferase; the encoded protein is MSRFLFVAPPLVGHLNPAVGVAAELTARGHQVAWACADPELVGRLAGPGTGAVFACDGAPRGERPADLRGPEALRFLWEWYLLPLAEAMAPGVRAAVEAFRPDVVVTDQQAFAGALVAERLGLPWATSATTSAEFTDPLAGLPKVREWLDGRLAALRSAIGDPAGDADPRFSPHLVLAFSTPELAGDAHPGVRWVGPSITARPPAAGFPWEWLDGGRATVLVTLGTANTDVGGRFLDVCREVLRERADRVQGVIVDPGGTSEPGGDDKNVLIVPSAPQLALLERLEAASGAVVCHAGHNTVCEALWHGVPLVVAPIRDDQPVVAGQVTEAGAGVRVRFGRVTARQLGAALDAVLDEPGHRAAAGRIRTAFRAAGGPSAAAAHLEDLAGEFQ
- a CDS encoding alpha/beta fold hydrolase, with the protein product MAMVDTGSVRLHVQRIGPRQDRPATATVVLVHGLLTDSLASYYFTVAPAFAAAGLDVVMYDLRGHGRSGRPAGGYTLDDNIDDLEALLDRLAVTGPVHLVGNSYGGTVAFGYAARHPERAASVSLVESEPATAAWAVKLGGILDRVVNQLAHNESDAIAWITAHRGHNTARLARGAARLARETSLGRDIPASRVLTDEQIAAVRCPVLGLYGADSDLAGLAPWLRAVLPDCRTVVIAGHEHSVLVEASGTVGGHILSLVDEAGRVAAEAAG
- a CDS encoding acyl carrier protein gives rise to the protein MTPPTPRTPATAEERSVLADLTGMLTRLLQDEYGLDDIGIDMQTTFNRDLELESIDLVTLAGLLQERYGDRVNFAEFLAGMEFDEIIDLTVGRLVEYVVTSLKATEGS
- a CDS encoding beta-ketoacyl synthase N-terminal-like domain-containing protein, producing MAVLLPGAGDLEAYWRNLRDGVDAIGEVPAGRWDAEYYRPGSASEPAVADRVYARRGGFVDGLAQVEVTRFGIMPHSVAGTEPDQLIALHVASAALDDAGGPDRLPDPGRVGVVLGRGGYLGPGLVRLDQRVRTAGQLVRTLGELLPDLTSDQLGRVRAAFTERLGPDSPESAIGLVPNLAASRIANRLDLRGPAYTVDAACASSLVAVDQAVGELASGRCDLMLAGGVHHCHDITLWSVFSQLRALSPSQRSRPFHRDADGILIGEGTGVVVLKRLADAERDGDRIYAVIRGTGVASDGRAAGLVNPDPGGQAQAVRQAWRAAGLDPAEPGSIGLLEAHGTATPAGDEAELATLAEVFGSGDGEAVLGSVKSMIGHTMPAAGVAGLVKAALAVHHGMLLPTLHCDDPHPALARTRFRTLEKAADWESTGRQPVRRAAVNAFGFGGINAHVVLEEAPGARGSRAAAPPRPVLTVTEPERILLLAAGSPAGLAALLDADDSTVRAAGLAPTHPHPDAGPARLGIVDPTAKRLALARRTVGKQRAWHGRSDVWFRPSPLLGTGRSGPAFLFPGLEGDFTPQVDDVAAHFGLPAPPVTGERAGDVGRHGFGVVAVGRLLDAALRRCGIVPDAVAGHSVGEWTAMATAGLYSGDEVDAFMADFDPDSVTVAGLAFGAIGTSAERVLAALRDGGRATAGLVLSHDNAPGQSMVCGPEAAVEHFVRAFRAQGVLSQVLPFRSGFHTPMLQPHLGPIKEAADRFRLYPPHTPVWSGTTAAPFPGDEAGIRDLFVRHLLEPVRFRQLTEALYAAGHRVYVQVGPGRLGSLTGDTLAGRDHLVVAANSPHRTGLAQLRRVATALWTAGAAVAPSLAPSPVASPVSSPATGTAARAPRPPVRLDLGSALVSLAPPRLTALRAELRAPVRGAGPVGPSPLDALAAGSPMAAELSALLHETADTAAALMTARAGAPAAGRRTGPWHTSVHVSPDAMPYLLDHCFFPQRPGWPDVADRWPVVPATTIVRHIVDAAADAARERAPGTVPVAVHGARFEEWLTATPAVDVPVTVTPEGPDRLAVSFGPRARATVELAAAHPPPPAPWPADPGAERAPDHTAAQLYDERWMFHGPAFQGVTELTAIGDRHIRGVITTPSAPGALLDNVGQILGYWIMATRTERTVVFPVGMREMRFHGPHPAPGTEVGCLVRITSLTDVFLEADIQLTAGGTVWAELYGWQDRRFDNDPKTRPVERFPERHTLSETRPGGWQLLHERWPDLASRELIMRNSLGGAERSQYAEHAPRGRRQWLLGRIAVKDAVRQWLWDQGEGPVFPAELRVRNDEAGRPYVTGVHGRVLPPLDVSLAHSAEAGVAIVRPHTPGPGPGIDIEEVTDRTAETLAAALGEGELRLLRRLSAGPGGSEALWFTRFWAAKEAVAKAEGTGFGGRPRDFTVLDAAPAGDRLTVAGRLERAYTVHCAPAANPPRLPDRSYVVAWTTGHPTAEEYDAR